From Plectropomus leopardus isolate mb chromosome 4, YSFRI_Pleo_2.0, whole genome shotgun sequence, the proteins below share one genomic window:
- the LOC121942453 gene encoding polycomb group RING finger protein 2-like yields MDKMQPNRIKITDLNPHLTCPLCAGYLIDATTIVECLHSFCKTCIVAFLETNKFCPRCDVQVHKTCPQLSIRADKTLQDIVYKLVPGLFKDEMKRRRDFYAENRVLEPGEVVETFNIAEDEIISLSIQFYERNKNNERQHSEMEGDKSNGKRFLQCPAAMSVMHLAKFLRSKMDIPNNYRVEVLYGDEPLKDYYTLMDIAYFYEWRRTGPIPLQYLVKPNRKRRRPSQSAAPGHSDGVNTSPTSESDSQSDKVHSPAAAQPPRASSQSSPASHNPAIQSSNGTTVPNNSQRHTLASKQGANARKVTVNGTSSGAGKEEARGGDKSGLPPTT; encoded by the exons ATGGATAAAATGCAGCCCAACCGGATTAAAATCACAGATCTGAATCCACACCTCACATGCCCACTGTGCGCTGGTTACTTAATTGATGCTACAACCATCGTAGAGTGCCTGCACTCCT TTTGTAAAACTTGCATTGTTGCCTTCCTGGAGACAAATAAGTTCTGCCCTCGATGTGACGTTCAGGTTCACAAGACGTGTCCGCAGCTCAGCATCAG AGCAGACAAAACTCTACAAGATATTGTATATAAGCTTGTTCCAGGGTTATTCAAAG ATGAGATGAAACGGAGGCGGGACTTCTACGCAGAGAATCGTGTGCTGGAACCAGGGGAAGTGGTGGAGACGTTTAACATAGCTGAGGATGAAATCATCAGTCTGTCCATACAGTTCTACGAGAGGAACAA AAATAACGAGAGGCAGCAttcagagatggagggagacaAG TCCAACGGTAAACGGTTCCTGCAGTGCCCAGCAGCCATGTCCGTCATGCACTTAGCAAAGTTCCTCCGAAGCAAGATGGATATTCCCAACAACTATCGG GTGGAGGTGTTGTATGGAGATGAGCCCTTGAAGGACTACTACACACTAATGGATATCGCCTACTTCTATGAGTGGAGAAGA ACTGGACCCATCCCTCTGCAGTATCTGGTCAAACCCAATCGGAAGCGCAGGAGGCCGTCCCAGTCTGCCGCCCCGGGCCACTCTGACGGCGTCAACACCAGCCCGACGTCGGAGAGCGACTCCCAGAGCGACAAAGTCCACAGTCCTGCTGCAGCCCAGCCGCCCCGAGCCTCCTCACAGTCCAGCCCCGCGTCCCACAACCCCGCCATCCAAAGCTCCAACGGTACCACTGTGCCCAACAACTCTCAGCGACACACCCTCGCCTCCAAACAGGGCGCCAACGCCCGGAAGGTGACTGTCAACGGCACGAGCTCTGGGGCCGGCAAAGAGGAGGCGAGGGGAGGCGACAAAAGCGGTTTGCCCCCGACGACCTAA